From one Tepidamorphus gemmatus genomic stretch:
- the arsB gene encoding ACR3 family arsenite efflux transporter yields MTLFERYLTLWVGLCIVVGVALGHFLPDLFQAIGAAEIARVNLPVAVLIWLMIIPMLARIDFAALASVRAHWRGIGVTLFVNWAVKPFSMALLGWLFIGWLFRRWLPADQIDGYIAGLILLAAAPCTAMVFVWSNLSDGEPHFTLSQVALNDVIMVFAFAPIVGLLLGLSAIVVPWDTLILSVALYIVVPVIIAQLLRRRRLASGGEPALRRLLAVMQPVSLLALLMTLVLLFGFQGEQIIAQPLIIAMLAVPILIQVYFNSGLAYLLNRVTGEAHCVAAPSALIGASNFFELAVAAAISLFGFHSGAALATVVGVLIEVPVMLSVVRIVNATKPWYERGLRRAPDPATGPAGQG; encoded by the coding sequence GTGACGCTGTTCGAGAGATACCTGACCCTGTGGGTCGGCCTGTGCATCGTGGTCGGCGTTGCCCTCGGCCACTTCCTGCCCGACCTGTTTCAGGCGATCGGAGCTGCAGAGATTGCCAGGGTAAACCTGCCGGTGGCCGTGCTGATCTGGCTGATGATCATCCCGATGCTGGCCAGGATCGACTTTGCCGCCCTCGCCAGCGTCCGCGCGCACTGGCGCGGCATCGGCGTGACTCTGTTCGTGAACTGGGCGGTGAAGCCATTCTCGATGGCACTGCTCGGCTGGCTGTTCATCGGATGGCTGTTCCGCCGATGGCTGCCCGCCGACCAGATTGACGGCTACATAGCCGGCCTGATCCTGCTGGCGGCCGCGCCCTGCACGGCGATGGTGTTCGTGTGGAGCAACCTGTCCGACGGCGAACCGCACTTCACCCTGTCGCAGGTGGCGCTGAACGACGTCATCATGGTGTTTGCCTTCGCGCCGATCGTGGGCCTGCTGCTGGGGCTGTCTGCGATCGTCGTGCCGTGGGACACGCTGATCCTGTCGGTTGCGCTCTACATCGTCGTTCCGGTGATCATTGCCCAGCTGCTGCGTCGGCGCCGGCTGGCGTCCGGTGGCGAGCCCGCACTGCGGCGCCTGCTCGCCGTCATGCAGCCGGTGTCGCTCCTGGCCCTGCTGATGACGCTCGTCCTGCTGTTCGGCTTCCAGGGAGAGCAGATCATCGCCCAGCCGCTCATCATCGCCATGCTGGCAGTGCCGATCCTGATCCAGGTCTACTTCAATTCGGGGCTCGCCTATCTGCTCAATCGGGTGACCGGCGAGGCTCATTGCGTGGCCGCGCCATCGGCGCTGATCGGCGCGTCGAACTTCTTCGAGCTCGCCGTCGCCGCCGCGATCAGCCTGTTCGGGTTCCACTCCGGCGCCGCCCTCGCCACGGTCGTCGGCGTCCTCATCGAGGTCCCGGTGATGTTGTCCGTCGTCAGGATCGTCAACGCGACCAAACCCTGGTACGAGCGCGGTCTGCGCCGCGCGCCGGATCCGGCGACCGGGCCTGCGGGTCAAGGCTGA